The Armatimonadota bacterium DNA window GTTCTCACTCGTCGCATTGATTATCAGACCGGCCTCCAGCGCCTTTGATACCAGGTCTTTGGCTATTGGTTTATCAAAATCTGCTGCCGCCATCAGTCCAAGCCCGCGCACTTCTTTCACTCCCGGCAGTCTGGATAGCTGCTCGCGGAAATACTGCCCAACCTTAGCCGAGTTTTCGACCCATCCGCCGTCTTTTATCTCAGTCACTGCTGCAAGTGCCGCCGCGCAGGCCAGTGGGTTGCCGCCGAATGTAGCCGCATGATCTCCCGGCTCAAACACATCTGCCCATTTGTCACGTGCAAGGCATGCCCCCATCGGGAAGCCCGCCGCAATTGTCTTAGCAAGGGTAATAACATCCGGGACAACCCCGAAATTCTGGAACCCAAACATCTTACCCGTTCTGCCAAGGCCTGTCTGGACTTCGTCAAAGATCAAAGCCGCACCGGACTTGTCGCACAGATCGCGCGCAGCCTGCAAAAACTCGACACTGGCCGGATGCACTCCGCTCTCACCCTGCACTGGCTCCATCATAACGGCGCAGGTCTTTTCATTCACTGCGTTCTTGAGAGCTTTGACATCATTATAAGGTATATATTTGTAACCCGGAACCAGCGGGGTAAACGACTTCTGATACTTCGGCTGACCGGTAGCTGTGATAGCCGCCAGAGTCCGGCCGTGGAAAGACTTCAAGGCAGTCACTATCTCACACTTTTCAGGGTGCCCCGAAATCTTTGCAGCCTTCTTGGCAAGCTTCATTGCTGCTTCGTTGGCTTCCGCGCCCGAGTTGCAGAAGAATGCCTTGCTCATCCCCGATATCTCGCACAGGAGCTTTGCAAGCTGAGCCTGGCCGGGCACGTAATAGAGATTGCTTGTATGCATGAGAATCCCGGCCTGCTCGCGGATAGCCTCTACTACTTTGGACGGGCAGTGCCCGAGTCCGTTTACAGCAATCCCTGCCACAAGGTCGAGATACTCCTTGCCGTCGATATCATATGCAAAGCACCCCTCGCCCCTAACGAGCACTACAGGCTGCCTGCCGTATGTTTTCATTACATATTGATCGTAAAGCGCCATTACATCTGCGCTGGTTGTTATTTCTTTAGTTGTCATAATTTCCTTCTTTCACTCATTGTGGCAGCTTATTCATTTCACCGCAAATATCTCGATATAGCTCCTTAGTCCACTTAGGCATATTGTTCGGCAGTTTCACCTGTCTGTTC harbors:
- a CDS encoding acetylornithine transaminase; translation: MTTKEITTSADVMALYDQYVMKTYGRQPVVLVRGEGCFAYDIDGKEYLDLVAGIAVNGLGHCPSKVVEAIREQAGILMHTSNLYYVPGQAQLAKLLCEISGMSKAFFCNSGAEANEAAMKLAKKAAKISGHPEKCEIVTALKSFHGRTLAAITATGQPKYQKSFTPLVPGYKYIPYNDVKALKNAVNEKTCAVMMEPVQGESGVHPASVEFLQAARDLCDKSGAALIFDEVQTGLGRTGKMFGFQNFGVVPDVITLAKTIAAGFPMGACLARDKWADVFEPGDHAATFGGNPLACAAALAAVTEIKDGGWVENSAKVGQYFREQLSRLPGVKEVRGLGLMAAADFDKPIAKDLVSKALEAGLIINATSENTLRFVPPLILTQELVDRAVSIIAKILDGE